In Buchananella sp. 14KM1171, the genomic stretch TGACCGCGCTGCGGCAGTCGGCGCCGGACTCGAAGGACTCGATGAGGGCGTTGAGCTGGCCGCGGGCGCGCTTGAGGCGGTTGAGGATGCGGCGGTGGGAGGCGGCGCTGTCCTCCGGTGCGGGTGTGGGCGCGGTCATATTTGTCCTTCCGTTTACCGCTTGCCAGCGTATACCCCCCGGGGTATTTTTGGAAGGTGATTGGGGCGAGCGCCCCGGGGGAGGAAGTGACACCATGCGAGTCGTTGTGGTTGGTGGTGTGGCCGGTGGAATGAGCGCCGCCGCCCGCCTGCGTCGCCTGCAGGAGGACGCCGAGATCATCGTGCTGGAGCGTGGCGGCGAGGTCTCGTTCGCCAACTGCGGCCTGCCCTACTACGTGGGCGGCGAGATCAAGGACGAGTCCGCGCTGCAGGTGCAGACCCCGAGCAGGCTGCGCGCCGCCCTGGCCCTGGACGTGCGGATCAACTCCGCCGTGACGGCCCTGGACACCGCCGCCCGCGAGGTGACGGTGGAGGGGCCGGAGGGCACCTACACGCTGGGCTACGACCACCTAATCCTGGCTCCCGGCGCCAGCGCCCTGCGCCCGCCGATCCCGGGCATTGACTCCCCGCGCGTGCACACGCTGCGCACGGTGCCGGACGCCCTGGAGCTGGAGCGCCTGGCGGGACAGTCCAAGCGCGCCGTGGTGCTGGGCGCCGGCTTCATCGGCCTAGAGGCTGCCGAGGCGCTGGCCCACCGGGGCCTGGCGGTGAGCCTGGTGGAGCTCGCCCCGCACGTGCTGCCCCCGCTCGAGTCCGAGCTGGCGGTGCTGGTGCGCGCCGAGCTGGAGCGCATCGGCGTCAGTGTGCACGACGGCGTGGCCGCCACCTCGATCGAGCCGGGCGCCGACTTCGACGTGGTGGAGCTGGGGGACGGCACCCGCCTGGAGGCCGACTTCGTGGTGCTGAGCGTGGGCGTTCGCCCGGACACCGCCACCTGGGAGGCGGCCGGCGTCGAGTGCGAGCGCGGCGCGATCCTGATCGACGAGCTGGGCCGCACCAACGTGGAGAACGTGTGGGCTGTGGGTGACGCCACCATGAGCGTGGACAGCGCCACCGGCATGCGCCGCCCGGTCCCGCTGGCGGGTCCGGCCAACCGCGCCGGTCGTCTGGTGGCCGACGCCATCAGCGGCCGCACCCACCACAAGCTGCCCCGCCTGGCCAGCACCGCGATCGTGCGCGCCGGCAAGCTGACCGCCGCGCTGACCGGCGCCAACCGCGCCTCCCTGGACGCCGCAGGCATCGAGTACCAGACGATCCACCTGCACCCGATGAACCACGCGGGCTACTTCCCGGGCGCGGTGCAGATGCACCTGGTGGTCCACTTCGGGATGGACGGCGCGCTGCTGGGCGCGCAGGGCGTGGGCGAGGCCGGCGTCGACAAGCGCATCGACGTCTTCGCCACCGCCCTGAAGGCGGGCATGCAGATGGCCGACCTGATCGACCTGGACCTGGCCTACTCGCCGCCGTTCGGCAGCGCCAAGGACCCGGTCAACATGGCCGGCATGATGGCAACGAACGTCCTGGACGGGACCATGCCGCTCTGGCACGCCTCCCAGGTGGACGACGTTCTGGCCAGTGGGGGCTTTGTGCTTGACGTGCGTAGCCCCGCCGAATTTGCGACCGGGCACCTGCCCGGCGCCATGAACATCGCGCACACGGAATTGCGCGAGCGCCTGGAGGAGGTGCGCGCTGCGGCCGACGGCCGCAAGGTCCACGTGCACTGCGCCTCCGGGATGCGCTCCTACCTGGCCACCCGCGTCCTGCTGGCGGCTGGGTTGGAGGCCGCCAACATGAGTGGAGGCATGCTGACCATGCGGACCACCCTCGGGAAGCGGGCTGCAGAGATCCTCGTTAAGGAAGGAAACTGAACATGTGTAGTCGAGTGACGTGCCGCAAGTGCGGTAAGGCCACCTGGTCCGGGTGCGGTCAGCACATCGAGCAGGCGCTGGCTGGCGTTCCCCAGTCCGAGCGCTGCCAGGGGCACGAGGGCGAGGGCGGCGGCTCTTGGCTCGGCCGCCTGTTCGGCAACTGAGCTAACCCATACCTGGGCTGCGGGGTGGGGAGGGCGGAAACGCCCTCCCCACCCCGCAGGCTTTGCGCCCGGGAACACCGGGCCGGTGATTCCGGGCAGGCGTGGGGCGGGCCGGGCCAGCGCGGCCAAGGGCAGCCGGGGCGGGAGGTCCGGGGCGGGTCGGGGTGTGCGCGGGTCCAACTCCGGGCCGGGCAGGCGTGGGGCGGGCCGGGCCAGCGCGGCCGCGCGCGGTAGCCTTTCGTCCATGGCCACCCCGGACTTCATCCTTGAACTGCGCGCCCAGATCGGAAACACCGAGCTCTGGCTGCCCGGTGTCACCGCCGTCGTGGTGCGCGCCGTTGCCGCCCCGGACGGCGCCGCCGCCACGGCCCCAGCCGTCCCGGACGGCGCCGCCGATGCCGATGCCACGCGCCCCGCCCTGGACTGGTCCGCCCCGTTGGACCCCGCCGCCGTGGAGGTGCTGGTGGTGCAGCGCGCGGACAACGGCCACTGGACGCCGGTGACCGGCATAATCGACCCGCGCGAGGAACCGGCCGTTGCCGGTGCCCGCGAGATCGAGGAGGAGGCGGCCGTCCAGGCCCGCGCCGTGCGGCTGCTCTCCACCGAGGTGGTGGGACCGGTCACCTACCCCAACGGGGACGTCACCTCATACCTGGACATCGCGTTCGCCTACGAGTGGATCTCCGGCGAACCCCACCCGGCGGACGGGGAGAACGTGGCGGCCCGGTTCGTGCGCGCCGACGCGCTGCCCCCGCTCAACCCGCGCTTTTCCCGCGCGGTCGCCCGCGCCCTGGGCGGCCAATGTGAGGCGCACTTCTCGGTGTAGGCGCGCCGGGGAAAATCCGCGATATTCCGCCCCTTTCCGCATAGGGTGGGCGCGTGAGTCCCTTTTCTCTTTTCCGCCGGTCCCAGAGCGACGCTGACAAGCCCGACTCGGGGAGCGAGGCGCGGCGTGGAGACGCCTCCCCCCTGGAGGGCAAGATCTTTGACGCAGCCCCCGCCGATTCCGACTTGGCCGCCCCCGCGCAGGCGCCGGGCGAGGAGGAAGGTGGCGGCGGCGACGTCGGCCAACAGGTTGCGGCCGACCGCGAGGCGGGCATCCTCAGCGAGGAGGACCACCGGGGGGCGGTAGAGGACAAGCTGCTGGAGTGGGCCACCCGCCTGGTGGAGGAGACGGACCTGGGCGGCGACGAACTGATCCTGGACCTGGCGCAGGCCCACCCGAGCGGGCACGCCCAGCTGTTCGCGGGCCGGCCCACGCGCCTGGCCAACCTGCTGCGGGAGCCGGCCGCGTTGGCGGAGGCGCAAAAGACGGTGCGGGCGATCCGTCGCGCGCTGTCCAAGGCCCGCTCCAACAACGTGGTGGCCCCGATCCACCTGGCGATCGGTGAGGCCTCGTGGACCGAGGAGGTGGGCGGCGAGACCTCGGTGCGGGAGCTGAACGAGCGCGCCGACCACACGATCGGGGTGAAGGCCAGCCAGCCCAGCCGCGCCCACGCGCCGCTGCTGCTGTGCCCGGTGAAGCTGACGGGCGCCACGGACGACGCGGTCACCTTCACGGTGGACACGGCGCTGCAGGTGGCCCCGGCCTTCGTGCGCGCGGTGCGGGCGCGCGGCATCCACGTGGACAGCGGTGCCCTGGTGGACGCCTGCGTCACCCCGCGCGGTTTCTCCCCGCAGGCCGCGCTGGACTTCCTGCAGCAGCTGGGTAGCGAGGCCCTGCCGGGCTTCCAGAAGGTGGACACGCTGCGGCTGGGCCTGGTGGTGCAGCCGGAGGAGGACCTGCTGGCCGCCTTCGAGGAGGCGCTGCCGGAGCTGCGCTCCTCCGCGCTGGTGGCGGCGATCGTGGGCGACGAGGGCGCGCTGTCCGTGCTGAACACCGCCCTGCCGGCCCGCGTGGAGACCGACCGGGAGCCGTCGCTGGAGCGCGGCGCGGGAGACCTTGACCCCGACCAGCTGGCGGTGATCGACGCCGTGGTGGCCGGCAACGACCTGGCGGTGAACGCGCCGGCCGGTTCCAACCTGGCGGCCACCGTGGCGGCCGTGATGGCCGACGCTGCAGCCACCGGCCGGGTGAGCGTGTTCGTGCCCGGTTCCCGCCGTACCGCTGCGGCCCTGAGCGCCACGGTCACGGACCTGGGCCTGGATTGCCTGTTCGCTGACGCCACCCGCGAGGACGGCTGGCAGGCGGGCCTGGCCGCCTCCCTGCGCGCCGCCATCAGTCGCGAGTCCGTTGACATCAACGACGACGAGATTGCCGACATTCGCGAACGCCTGGTGGCGGCCCGCACCGGCCTGGCCAACTACATCGACGCCCTCTACCGTCACCGCGAGGAGTGGGGCGCCTCCATGCACAAGGTGCTGGGCGAGCTCTCCGGCCTCACCTCCGGCAGGCCCTGCCCGCGCACCAAAGTGCAGTTCTCCTCCCAGCAGCTGCAGACGATCTCTGCGGCGGGCCGGCAGGCGGCGCACGACCTGCTGCGCCGCACCGACGAGTCCGGTCTGCTGGCCGCCCAGCCGCACACAACGCCCTGGTTCGGGGCGGACCTGGACAGCCCGGAGCACGCCGAGACCGTGGTGGCCTCCGTGCTGGCCCTGCACGGCGAGCCCGGCACCGAGGCCGTGGACGTGCCGGGCCAGACGCCGCTGGCCGAGGCCGGCATGCTGGAGACGCTGCGGGTGGACGTGCACGACGTAGCCGAGGAGACCGGCCTGGTTGAGGCCGAGACGGTGAACCAGTGGCTGGAACAGCTGGACATGCTGGACGGGGTGCGCGATTCCCTAGACGTGTTCCTACCGACCATTTTCGAGCGCTCGGCGGCGGACATGGTGATCGCCACGGCCACCAAGGAGTGGCGCCGCGAGCACGCCTACACGATGAAGTGGCGCGACCGGCGCCGCCTGGCCAAGCAGGCCAAGTCCCTGGTGCGCCCCGGGCGCACGGTGGACGACCTGCACGGGGAGCTGGTCAAGGTGCAGCAGCGCCGCGAGATCTGGCGCCGCTACGCCGCCCAGGGCGGGTGGCCCGTGCTGCCCACCGGTCTGGCCGAGCTGCGCGCCCACGCCGACCGGGTGGCTGCGGAGCTGGAAGTGGTGGACGCCGTGGTGGCAAAGCCCGGGGGAGTGGCGCTGGCTGACGTGGCCTTCGAGCCGCTGGCCCGCCTGTTGGCGGCCCTGGCCTCCCCGGCCTACACCGAGCGCCTGCCCCTGCACGCGCAGCTGACGCAGGAGATCGCCCAGCTGGGCCTCACCGAGCTGGTGGCCGACCTGCGCGGCAGGCGAGTCGAGAGCGACATGCTCATCAAGGAGTTCGAGCTGGCCTGGTGGGTGTCCGTGCTGCAGCACATCCTCACCGGCGACCCGCACCTGCAGAACCTGGACGGGCAGGCGCTCAGCCAGCTGTCCTTCTCCGTGCGCAACCTGGACAAGCAGCACGTGCAGACCCTGGCCGGCCCGCTGCTGCGCGCCGCCGTGGCGCGCGTGCGCGAACAGGTGGACCGCGACTACGAGGGCGCCGGGCAGCTCTACTACTGCCTGGCCCCCGAGCACGCCGGGCAGCTGGCGCAGACCCTGGCCGACTACCCGCTGGCCCGCCGCCTGCTGCCCATGTGGTCCATCCCGGCGCTGCTGGCCCCCGCCCTACTGCCGCACGAGACCCCGATCGACCTGCTGATCGTGGAGGCCAACGTACCCATCGAGCGCGTGATCTCCCTGGTGGCGCGCGCCCACCAGGTGGTTATCGCCGGTGAGCTGCACCGCCCCGGCGGGATCGGTGCCGAGGTGCGCGAGCTGCTGCCCACCCTGGAACTGCCCACCGACCGCGCCGACCGCGACGGCGAGATCTCTGCCCTGCTGGCCGCCTACGGGCACGGCGGCCTGGTGCGCTCCGTGCCCTCCCCGCGCCGAATCTCCCGGCTGCGGATGCTGTTCGTGGACGGACGGGGCACCCCCAACCCGGGCGCTGAGAACGTGCAGTCCGTGGACCCGGAGGTGGCGGCCGTGGTGGAGGCGGTGTGCGAGCACGCCACCGTCTTCCCGGAGCAGACCCTGGCGGTCACCGCCCTCAACGCCTTCCACGCCGGCCGGATCACCGACGCGATCCACCGCGCCGCCCAGGAGAGCGTGGAGCTGGCCAACTTCATCTACGCCGACACCCCGGAGGCGTTCCAGGTGCGCGCCGTCGAGGACGTGGCCGGCCTGCGCCGCGACCACGTGATCCTGGCCGTCGGCTTCGCCAAGACCCAGTCCAACCGGGTCCTGCACCGCTTCGGCGCCCTGGCCACCCCCGAGGGCCTGACCGGCATGGTGGACACCCTGGACGCCGTGCGCTCCCGCCTCAGCGTGGTCTCCTGCCTGCACGGCGACGACCTGGACCCGCACCGCCTGCTCGCCCCCGGCCCGCGCCTGCTGCGCGACCTGCTGCTGGCGGCCGAGGGCAAGCTGGAGCTGCTGGACCTGCCCGCCGCCCCCGCCGAGGCGGACAACGCGAGCGGCGTCGGCCGATCCGGCACCGTGGCGGCCGCCCCCAAGCGCGGCCCGCAGCGCGCGCATGCCGCCGGCAGGGACGACGCTGCCGCCGAGGGCAAGAGCGACAACGCGGCCAACGGTGCCGCTGCCGCCAGCGGGGATGGCAGTGCGGCCGGTGCCGGCGTGACCGGTGCGTGGGGCGCTGGTGAGGTCGGTGCCAGTGGTGTCGGGACTGGCGGTGCTAGTGGTGCTGGCGTCGGCAGCGACGAGGCGGCGACCGCCGGTGCGACGGTCGGCGCGGGCGCGGGCGTGGGCGTGGGAGCGGGCGCGGGCGTGGGAGCGGGAGCGGGCAGCGACGTCGAGCCCGACCCGCTGCTCGTGGACCTGGCCGAGCGCCTCTTCCGCAAGGGCCTGACCGTCACCGCGAACTACGGCACCCCCGGCGGCATTCGCATCCCGCTGGCCCTGGGACACCCAGACCTGCCCGACGAGTACGTGGTGGCCCTCCTGACCGACAACGCCGACTACGTGGCCGAACCCTCCCAGCGCCGCCGCGACCGGCACTGGGTGGAGCGCCTAGAAGACCGAGGCTGGGTGGTCCACACCGCCTCCTCCGCCGCGATCTTCCTAGACCCCCAGTGGCAGGCCGACCACCTGGAATCCCTGGTGGTAGACGTGCTGCGCGAGCGCGCCCTGGAACGCAAGCGCCAGGAAGACGCCGAGGCTGCGGCAGCCGGGGTGCCGAGCGATGAGCCGGAGGCCGACGCCGAGGCGGCGCAAAGCGGCGACGAAGGCGAGCAGGGCGCGGCCGCGCCGGCCGCGCCCGTGGGGCGGCCGCGCGGCGTGCGGCCGCCCACCGCCTCCGGGCTGCCCCTGGCCGCGTACGGCGACGACCAACTGGACGAGCTCCTGGCCTGGATCGAGTCCGACGGCCTGGAGCGCTCGCACGAGGAGCTGGTGGAGGAGCTGCGCAAGGAGCTCGGACTCAAGCGCCGGGGCGCGCAGGCAGACGCGGTGCTGGGGCACGTGGTGCGCCGCGCCCACCAGTCGTGATGGTGGGCAGGCGCGGGCGCGGCGCCCGGACCCAGCCGCAGGACGTCTCCCCAGGCAAGCGGGAGCTGCGCTTTCGCCTGCCGGCGGAGCTGCCGCAGGAGAGGAACGTGCGCATCGTGGCAGGCTCCAAGGCGCGCGAGGCCTTTCGCGCGGAGCAGGAGGCCCTGCTCGCGGCGGAGGCAGAGGCTGCGGGCACGCCCACCTCTCCCGGCCAGGGGCAGGGGGCCGAGCGCCTGCGCGAGCTACTGGCGTCCCGGCAGGCCCAGGCCCAGCGGGAGGCTGAGCTGAAGCGCGAGGTACCGCCGCACTGGTAGCCCCGTGCCTCCCAGTTCCCCGCCGGAACTTGTCAAAGCGCGCCGGGCCTTGCCATTAGCCACCCCGCTAAGGACAAGTCTCGCGGGGATTGGACAAGTCTCGGCGAGTAGACCCAGGGCCCGGGCTGGTCGCAAAAGAAACAGTGGGGGTTGGCGAGCACTAGCTCGCCAACCCCCACTGCTGCATCTGCCGCCGCTCGCCATTACCCGGGCAGCTCGCCCCGGGCGGGTGATGCGGAACGTGAGTGGGTCACTGCTTCTTCAGCAGGTCGCGGATCTCCTCCAGCAGCACGGCCTCGTCGGTCTTGACGGGGGCCTCCGGGGCCTCCTCCTCGTTCTTCTTGCGGGCCTCGGCCATCTTGTTCAGCGGGAGCACCACGAAGAAGTAGAGGGAGGCGGCGACGATGAGGAAGTTCAGCACGGCGGTGGCGATGGCGCCGGGCTGGACGACGGCGCCACGGACGGTGAACTGACCGATGGCGTCGAAGTTGGGCTGGCCAAAGATGCCCGCGATGAGCGGGCTGAGGAACTTCTCGTTCAGCGCGTTGACGATGCCGGAGAAGGCGGCACCGACGATCACACCGACGGCCAGGTCAACAACGTTGCCACGGGTGATGAAGTCCTTGAAACCCTTGAGCATTTTCTCTCCTAATCTCGGGATGAATCTGGTCCCAGAAGGAGGAGCGCTGGACGGCCCTCGCCTCTGCGCGACACGATCATGCTAGCGGCGGACTCCTCCGCGCTCAGGAGAAAAAAGCGTCTTGTGGACAAACCGGGGGATTCCCACCCGGCCACTCCGCCCAATAGACCCTGTTCAGCGACCTCGGCAGATTGATCGACCCGCCCTATCAAAGTGGCTCGGTGTGCCAGCACCACTGGCGGCTCGCCGGTCTGCGATTTTGGCGGCGACAGGCCGCTCGCGGGCAGCAACACCCGGACCGAATCGCCCACGCGAGCCAGCTGCCAGGTCACCGGATCGTCCACCTCGACCGGAACCAGCACCTGCCCGGGCAGCGCGACGAAGGGACGCTGCGCCCCCAGCAGCAGTGAGTGACTCAACACCGTGCCCGCGCGCAGATCCACGGCCGCCACCCGCCCGCTCGCCTCCGCCACCACCCCGATACAGTCCGCCGGCACCCCGGCCACGCTCAGCGGCCTCATCGCCAGTGAGGCGGCGGCAATCGGCTGGCCGGCGGCAACGTCGTCCACCAACACCACAGCAGTGCGGGTGGGCGGTCGCATTGCCGTCCACGCCACCAGCAGCGCGGCCACCACGGCTATCACCGCCAGCAGCCGGCCGTACCGGGAAAACAAGGTCCGCATGGGGCAAGGCTGCCCGCGCGGGCCGGGCCGACGAAAGGGCGGGTGCGCACGACGCGGCGCGGGCACTATCCACAGCCATGGGCGCCGCGCGACGATCCACAGGCACGACCATCCGCTCCGGCCGGGGGAAAAGACTGCGCCCCCGCCGATTCAGGACACGGCGCGCCCTACCGGCGCCCTACCGGCGCCCTACCGGCGCCCGGCCCGCGCGCTTTCAGCCCTGCGCGCTTTCAGCCCCGCGCGCCGCACGCGCGTCCTACCCGCGCCGCACCCGCACCACGCGGGTGGGGGTGATGACGGCGTGAACGGGCAGGTCGTGGTCCTCGGTGGGCAGCACCCCGAGCGGGGCCAGCTCGTCGTCGAAGACCATCGCGTAGACGCGGGCGTCGGGGTGGGCGTGGCGCAGCACGCGGTCGTACCAGCCCCCGCCCTGCCCCAAGCGGTTGCCGGCGGCGTCGACGGCCAGCGCCGGGGTGATGATCACCTGGCACGCCTCCAGCGCCTCCGCAGGCAGCACCTCGCCGGAGGGCTCCGGCGGGCGGCCCGGGTTACGCAGCTGCAAGTCCTCCGCACCCCGATACTCGCCCCAGGTGCGCGCCAGGCCCGGCCCCAGCACGGGCACCAGCACCCGCTGACCGCGCTCGCGCAGCGCCTCCAGCGCCTCCAGGGTGGAGGGCTCGCCGTCAACCGAGACGTACACGCACACGCTCTGGGCGCCCTCGCACACCTCCAGCACCTTCTGCGTGAGGGCGGAGTTGGCCTCCTGGTGGTCCTTGCGCGCCCGGCTCAGGCGGGTGGCGCGAATGTGCTTGCGCATGGCCTGCTTTGCGTCCTCTACGTCGAGTCCTAGCGGGGCGGCAAACGGTTGGGCGTTGAACATGCTTGAAGTTTCCCAGTTTGCTCGGCGGGGAGCGCCTGACAGGCGGGGATTTCTCAGTACGCTAATTTCCATGACTTCTCAGCCGACCTTCGCTAAGTCCCGCGTGACTCACGCAATCGTCCCCGTGGCCGGTCGAGGCACCCGTTTCTTGCCTGCCACCCGAGCAGTACCCAAGGAGATGTTGCCGGTAGTTGACCGGCCCGCAATCGAGTACGTCCTGCGTGAGGCCGGGCGTTCCGGCATCGAGGACGCGATCCTGGTGACCGGGCGCGGCAAGCACTCCATCGAGGACCACTTTGACACCACCGGCGACCGCCCGCTGGAGACCCCGATGGACCCGAACGAACGCCTGAGCGGCCGAGAGTTCTCCCCGGACGGCCTGCCGCGCCTGCACTCGGTGCGCCAGGGCGACCCGTTGGGCCTGGGCCACGCCGTGCTGCAGGGCCGCCACCACGTTGGCGACAACCCGTTCGCGGTGCTGCTGGGCGATGACCTGATGGACGAGGACGAGGTGATCCTGCGTGAGATGATCCGCGTCCGCGAGGAACTGGGCGGCTCCGTGCTCTGCCTGATGCCGGTGACCCGCCAGGAGATCTCCCTGTACGGCTCGGCGGCCGTGTTCGAGGCCCCCAACGCCCCGGATGGCCTGGAGGGCCGCGTGATGCGGGTGACCGAGCTGGTGGAGAAGCCCAAGCCGGACGAGGCCCCCTCCCTGCTGGCCTCCGTGGGTCGCTTCGTGCTGGACCCGGCCGTGTTCGACATCCTGGAAACCCTCCCGCCGGGCCACGGCGGCGAGATCCAGCTGACGGACGCGATCGCGAAGCTGATCGACGTGCCCGCCGAGCAGGGCGGTGGCGTGCACGGCGTGATCTTCGAGGGCCTGCGCTACGACACCGGCGACAAGCTGGGTTTCGTCAAGGCCACCGTGCAGCTGGCCGCCCGCCGCGCCGACCTGGGCGAGGAATTCGTGGCTTGGCTGCGTGGGTTCGTGCCCGCGCTTCCGGGTGGGGAGAAGGGGGACGACGTTCCTCCCGCCGCCGCGACCACTGCTGTGGGTGACGCCGCCGGCGTGGCCCCGGAGGTGAATGGGTGAAGAGCGTCGCTGACCTGATCGGTGCCTCCCTGGAGGTCTGCGCCCCGCAGCCTCCGCTGGACGTGGCGTTGCCGGAGGCGGTGGGCTGCATCCTCGCCGAGGACGTGGTGGCCCCCTTCGACCTGCCCTTCGCGGACTCGGCGGGCCTGGACGGCTTCGCGGTGCGCGCGGAGGACGTGGCGGGTGCCTCTAGCGCCACCCCGGTGGAGTTGAAGGTGCTCTCCACGGTGCTGGCCGGTTCGGTGGAGCACGTCCGCTTGGTGCGGGGAGGCGCGGTGGCGATCGCGTCGGGCGCCCCGATGCCTGCGGGCGCGAACGCCGTGGTGCCGGTGGAGGCAACCGATCGTGGTCAGGTGCGCGTACAGGTCAAGGCCGCAGTGCGCGCGGGGGAGAACGTGCGCCCCCGGGCGCAGGACGTGGAGGCCGGTTCGGTCGTGTTGGCGGCCGGTGAGCGGGTGGGCGGGCGCCAGGTGGCGCTGCTGGCCGGCGTGGGCCGCCTGCGCGTCTCGGTGCACCCGCGCCCGCGCGTGGTGATCGTCTCCATCGGCGATGAGCTGATGGAGCCGGGCCGGCCGGCGGTGCCCGGCAAGGTGTTTGACGCCAACGTGCACGCCCTTTCCACCGCCGCCCGGGACGCGGGGGCGGAGACCTTCAGGGTGAGCGCGGTGCCGGACGAGCGCGGCAACCTGATGGACCTGCTGCGCGACCAGCTGGTGCGGGCGGACCTGGTGGTCACCACCGGTGGTCTGTCCTACGGCGAGGGGGACACGGTCAAGGACGTGCTCAGCCCCCTGGGGACGGTGCGCTTCGACTTCGTGGCGATGGACCCGTGCCGCCAGATCGGCATCGGCACCATCGGGGAGACCGCCCTGTTCGCGCTGCCGGGCGACCCGGTGGCCGCCCAGATCGCTTTCGAGGTGTTCGTGCGCCCGGCGCTGCGCAAGATGGCGGGTTGGGCCGAGCTCTACCGCCCCACGGTCACCGGCAGGGTGACGCGCGGCTGGAATTCCCCGGCCGGGAAGATGGAGTTCGTGCGGGTGCGCCTGACCGGTGACCCCACGGCCGGCTACCTGGCAGAGCCGCAGGGCGAGCCCGGCGCGCGCCTGATCAGCGCCCTGGCCCGCTCCAACGCCCTGGCCGTGGTGCCCGAGAGTAAGACCGTGGTGCGCGCCGGGGACCGCCTGCCCTGCTTCGTGCTGGACGACGCCTAGGCCCGTCCGCATGGAGATTCGCCGCCTGTTTGGCCTGCCCGGCCGCAGCGCCGTGCCCTGGCCCGTGGAGCTGATCGAGTTCGACCTGTGCGCTCGCGGCCTGTTGCGGCCCCCTGTGGGGGAGGCCGGGGGAGTGGACGACGTTGCCGCCGGCCCCTCCTCGCTCGACTACCGGGACGCGGTGGGGGCGGAGCTGCCCGGCGAGGTACTGGCGCTGCGGCCGCTGCGCCGCTCCGACGAGGGGCAGTGGCACCGGCTGCGCTGGGAGAACCGCGACTGGCTGGCCCCGTGGGAGCCGACTCCCCCGCCCGGGCAGAGAGCGATCTCGCAGAGTTTTCAGTCCTGGCGGCGCGAGCTGGCGCGCCAGGCGCGGCGAGGAGAGAACTTCACGTTCGCCATCGAACTGGACGGCGCGCTGGTGGGCCAGATCAGCGTGGGGGCCGTGCAGTGGGGGGCCGGGCTGTCCACCCCGCTGGGCTACTGGGTGGACCAGGCAGTGGCCGGACGCGGGGTGATGCCCCTAGCGGTGGCGATGAGCATCGACTTCCTGCTGCTGCACGGCGGGCTGCACCGGGTGGAGATCAACATCCGCCCGGAGAACGCCCCCAGCCTGCGCGTGCCCGCCAAGCTGGGGCTGCGCTACGAGGGCGAGCGGCGCGGCTTCCTGCACATCGACGGCGCCTGGGCGGACCACCGCAGCTTCGCTATCACCGCCGAGGAACTGGACGAGGGCGGGCTAGTTGGGCGCCTGGAGGCGGCCGCCCGGCACCGGTCGGGCCCCAGGCTCTAGCCCGCGTGCCTGCCTGCCGGCTCGCGCAACGGCCACCGGGCCGGGGCGGGCAGGAAATCGCCGCCGCGCTGCGGAATCCGGGGGAAGTACTGGGGGCGGTGGGCGGAACGTCGGCCACCCGGGCGGTGACAAAGCGGGCGGCGCCTTGT encodes the following:
- a CDS encoding GNAT family N-acetyltransferase, which gives rise to MEIRRLFGLPGRSAVPWPVELIEFDLCARGLLRPPVGEAGGVDDVAAGPSSLDYRDAVGAELPGEVLALRPLRRSDEGQWHRLRWENRDWLAPWEPTPPPGQRAISQSFQSWRRELARQARRGENFTFAIELDGALVGQISVGAVQWGAGLSTPLGYWVDQAVAGRGVMPLAVAMSIDFLLLHGGLHRVEINIRPENAPSLRVPAKLGLRYEGERRGFLHIDGAWADHRSFAITAEELDEGGLVGRLEAAARHRSGPRL